A segment of the Superficieibacter sp. HKU1 genome:
GGGCTGGCGTCATGGATGGCGAAACACTATGACGTGAGCGTTACCGGGGTGACCATTTCTGCTGAGCAGCAAAAACTGGCTCAGGCCCGCTGCGCCGGGCTCGACGTGACCATCCTGCTTCAGGATTATCGCGACTTGCAGGATCAATTTGACCGGATCGTGTCCGTCGGCATGTTTGAACATGTAGGACCTAAAAACTATAAGACCTATTTTGATGTCGTGGATCGTAATCTGAAACCGGACGGCCTGTTTTTGTTACATACCATTGGGGCGAAAAAAACGGATAATAATGTCGATCCATGGATCAACAAATATATCTTCCCCAACGGCTGCCTGCCGTCAGTGCGCCATATTGCGATTGCCAGTGAACCCCATTTCATTATGGAAGACTGGCATAATTTTGGCGCCGATTATGACAAAACACTCATGGCCTGGTACGAACGTTTTGAAGCCTCATGGCCAGAAATTGCCGGTAATTATTCTGAACGCTTCAGGCGTATGTTCCGCTATTATCTGAATGCCTGCGCCGGAGCATTTCGTGCCCGGGATATCCAGCTCTGGCAGGTGGTTTTTTCGCGCGGCGTGGAGAATGGTTTACGCGTCGCCCGCTAACCTGTAAAAACCCCGGCCTGCCGGGGTTTTTAACATCACTCAGCCACGTTCTGTAATAGCGCCGCTTCCCGCGCGGCCAGTACCCGCTCAACCGTATCCACTACCGCCTGGGTTTGCGGGTCGATTTCAATATTAATTCGCTGCCCCAGTTTTTTCTGGCCGAGGGTGGTGCGCTGTAATGTTTCCGGGATTAGATGCACGCAGAAGCGGGTCGCAGTCACCTCTCCCACGGTTAAACTAATGCCATCGATACCGATGAATCCTTTATAGAGGATATATTTCATCAGCGTCGGGTCCTGCAATTTAAACCAGATCTGACGGTTATTTTCTGAGGTAAGAATTTTCGACACCTCAGCCGTGGTCATGATATGGCCCGACAT
Coding sequences within it:
- a CDS encoding riboflavin synthase subunit alpha, whose protein sequence is MFTGIVQGTAKIVSIDEKPNFRTHVVALPDDMLDGLETGASVAHNGCCLTVTEINCNHISFDLMKETLRITNLGDLQPGDIVNVERAAKFSDEIGGHLMSGHIMTTAEVSKILTSENNRQIWFKLQDPTLMKYILYKGFIGIDGISLTVGEVTATRFCVHLIPETLQRTTLGQKKLGQRINIEIDPQTQAVVDTVERVLAAREAALLQNVAE
- the cfa gene encoding cyclopropane fatty acyl phospholipid synthase, whose translation is MSSSCIEDVSIPNDDWYRITNELLSRAGIAINGTAPCDLRVKNPHFFKRVLQEGSLGLGESYMDGWWECDRLDIFFTRVLRAGLDTQLPHHLKDVLRVAATRLINLQSKKRAWIVGKEHYDLGNDLFTRMLDPYMQYSCGYWKEADNLADAQQAKLQLICEKLQLEPGMRVLDIGCGWGGLASWMAKHYDVSVTGVTISAEQQKLAQARCAGLDVTILLQDYRDLQDQFDRIVSVGMFEHVGPKNYKTYFDVVDRNLKPDGLFLLHTIGAKKTDNNVDPWINKYIFPNGCLPSVRHIAIASEPHFIMEDWHNFGADYDKTLMAWYERFEASWPEIAGNYSERFRRMFRYYLNACAGAFRARDIQLWQVVFSRGVENGLRVAR